A region from the Panicum hallii strain FIL2 chromosome 1, PHallii_v3.1, whole genome shotgun sequence genome encodes:
- the LOC112883203 gene encoding probable NOT transcription complex subunit VIP2 isoform X2, protein MSGLLNSNLNGSASNLPDSTGRPFTASFSGQSGSIPGFHHSGLHNIHGSFNLPNMPGSLAQRNAAMSGLPSSGVQQPGGSISGRFTSNNLPVAMSQIPHAHSGVSGRGMNVGAGPAFSSSMNIGGNIQGLSSSLGAGGSRNSVPGMSVSPSLGNLGPRITSSVGNIIGGSNIGRNISSGGLSVPSIASRMNLSGNTVSGNLNVQGSSRMMNGLLQQASPQLINMLGSSYPTSGGSLSQNQIQAGNNSLSSIGMLHDANDTAPFDINDFPQLTGRPSSAGGPQGQYGSLRKQGVGVNTIVQQNQEFSIQNEDFPALPGFKGNSSDYAMELHHKEQLHENVPVMQTQQYPMARSVGFNLGSSYPPNRQQHQQGANSVQNAGTQNIGLRPLNQTPSLASYDQLLQQYQQPQTQNPFRMQQMPSAAHSFRDQIQKIQGGPSPPDPYGLLGLLGVIRMNDAELASLALGIDLTTLGLNLNSPDNLYKTFGSPWSNEPAKGDPDFHIPACYFSEQTPALQPILFQKLHLATLFYIFYSMPKDEAQLYAAHELYSRGWFYHKESRLWFTKIPNVEPLVKTHLYERGSYGFFDPQIWETVRKDNFVLHYELVEKRPALPSVAQNVR, encoded by the exons ATGTCAGGCTTGCTTAAT TCAAACCTTAATGGTTCTGCATCAAATCTTCCGGACTCAACTGGAAGACCATTTACAGCATCCTTTTCAGGCCAATCCGGATCAATTCCAGGTTTCCATCATTCTG GTTTGCACAACATTCATGGAAGTTTCAACCTTCCAAATATGCCTGGATCACTTGCACAAAGGAATGCTGCAATGAGTGGCCTTCCATCCTCTGGGGTTCAACAACCCGGTGGGAGCATTTCTGGGAGATTCACCTCAAATAACCTTCCGGTTGCCATGTCTCAG ATTCCGCATGCACATTCAGGTGTCAGTGGTAGAGGGATGAATGTTGGCGCAGGTCCAGCATTTAGTAGCAGCATGAATATTGGTGGTAACATTCAAGGCTTATCCTCGAGCTTGGGCGCCGGTGGTAGTCGCAATTCTGTTCCTGGGATGTCGGTATCTCCATCTTTAGGAAACTTGGGCCCACGGATCACAAGTTCTGTAGGAAATATTATAGGGGGAAGTAATATTGGAAGAAATATAAGCTCTGGTGGCTTATCCGTGCCAAGTATTGCATCTCGGATGAATCTGAGTGGCAACACTGTGAGTGGTAATCTAAATGTGCAAGGATCTAGCAGGATGATGAATGGCCTGCTTCAGCAAG CATCTCCTCAGTTGATAAATATGCTTGGAAGTTCTTATCCAACATCTGGAGGTTCATTATCACAGAACCAAATTCAAGCAGGAAATAATTCTCTAAGTTCTATTGGGATGTTGCATGATGCCAATGATACCGCTCCATTTGACATAAATGATTTTCCCCAATTGACTGGTCGACCTAGTTCAGCTGGTGGTCCCCAAGGACAATACG GGTCACTACGCAAACAAGGAGTTGGTGTTAATACCATTGTTCAACAAAACCAGGAATTCAGCATTCAAAATGAAGATTTCCCGGCTTTGCCTGGATTCAAAG GTAACTCTTCAGATTATGCTATGGAGTTGCATCATAAGGAACAACTTCATGAGAATGTACCTGTAATGCAAACACAGCAGTATCCT ATGGCAAGGTCAGTTGGCTTTAATTTAGGAAGTAGCTACCCACCAAATCGTCAGCAACACCAGCAAGGTGCTAACTCA GTCCAGAATGCTGGAACTCAAAATATTGGACTAAGACCACTCAATCAAACTCCTAGTTTGGCATCGTACGATCAACTTCTGCAGCAATACCAGCAGCCGCAGACTCAAAATCCTTTCAGGATGCAGCAGATGCCTTCAGCTGCACATTCATTTCGGGATCAGATTCAAAAGATTCAAGGGGGGCCGTCACCACCCGATCCATATGGCTTGTTAGGATTACTGGGGGTTATAAGGATGAATGATGCTGAATTAGCATCTCTTGCTTTAGGAATAGATTTAACAACATTGGGTTTGAACTTGAATTCACCTGATAATCTATACAAGACATTTGGCTCACCCTGGTCAAATGAGCCAGCAAAAGGAGATCCTGATTTTCATATTCCAGCTTGCTACTTCTCCGAGCAAACTCCAGCGCTACAG CCCATACTTTTTCAGAAGCTTCACCTAGCAACCCTATTTTACATCTTCTATAG CATGCCAAAGGATGAAGCTCAGCTATATGCTGCCCATGAACT ATATAGTCGAGGATGGTTTTACCATAAAGAATCAAGGTTATGGTTCACAAAAATTCCAAATGTGGAACCTCTAGTCAAAACTCATCTCTATGAACGTGGGTCTTATGGTTTCTTTGACCCACAGATTTGGGAGACAGTCCGTAAG GACAACTTTGTTCTCCATTACGAGCTGGTAGAGAAAAGGCCGGCCCTGCCTTCTGTGGCACAAAATGTTAGATGA
- the LOC112889267 gene encoding uncharacterized protein LOC112889267 isoform X2 codes for MDAGAEKCRDAAAAAGEAGSDLYAVLGLKKECSDAELKVAYRKLAMRWHPDKCSSSSSVKHLQEAKEKFQEIQSAYSVLSDANKRFLYDVGVYDNEDDEDSLQGMGDFVGEMAQMMSQARPTRQESFEELQQLFVDMFQSDLDSGFCNGPTKGHQVHGQAQSRTSSTSPSSSPSPPPFTIVTEAEVPSCNGFNKRGSSAMDSAKPPRPVDAGVSQSQAGFCFGE; via the exons ATGGATGCCGGGGCAGAGAAGTGCcgcgacgccgcggcggcggccggggaggccGGCAGCGACCTCTACGCGGTCCTCGGGCTCAAGAAGGAGTGCTCCGACGCCGAGCTGAAGGTCGCCTACCGGAAGCTCGCCATG AGATGGCACCCAGACAAATGCTCCTCCTCCAGCAGCGTGAAGCACCTGCAGGAAGCCAAGGAGAAGTTCCAAGAGATCCAGAGCGCCTATTCCG TCCTCTCCGACGCCAACAAGCGGTTCCTCTACGATGTGGGAGTATACGACAATGAGGACGACGAGGACAGC CTGCAGGGAATGGGGGACTTCGTTGGTGAGATGGCCCAGATGATGAGCCAGGCGCGTCCGACG AGGCAGGAAAGCTTTGAGGAGCTGCAGCAGCTGTTCGTGGACATGTTCCAGTCTGATCTTGATTCAGGATTCTGCAATGGGCCTACCAAGGGCCATCAGGTGCACGGGCAAGCCCAAAGTAGAACATCCTCAACCTCGCCTTCATCATCACCGTCTCCTCCTCCTTTTACTATAGTAACGGAGGCAGAGGTGCCATCATGTAATGGCTTCAATAAGCGGGGTTCATCAGCAATGGACTCGGCGAAACCTCCAAGACCTGTTGATGCTGGGGTGAGTCAGAGCCAGGCTGGCTTTTGTTTTGGG GAATAA
- the LOC112883203 gene encoding probable NOT transcription complex subunit VIP2 isoform X3, which translates to MPGSLAQRNAAMSGLPSSGVQQPGGSISGRFTSNNLPVAMSQIPHAHSGVSGRGMNVGAGPAFSSSMNIGGNIQGLSSSLGAGGSRNSVPGMSVSPSLGNLGPRITSSVGNIIGGSNIGRNISSGGLSVPSIASRMNLSGNTVSGNLNVQGSSRMMNGLLQQASPQLINMLGSSYPTSGGSLSQNQIQAGNNSLSSIGMLHDANDTAPFDINDFPQLTGRPSSAGGPQGQYGSLRKQGVGVNTIVQQNQEFSIQNEDFPALPGFKGNSSDYAMELHHKEQLHENVPVMQTQQYPMARSVGFNLGSSYPPNRQQHQQGANSVQNAGTQNIGLRPLNQTPSLASYDQLLQQYQQPQTQNPFRMQQMPSAAHSFRDQIQKIQGGPSPPDPYGLLGLLGVIRMNDAELASLALGIDLTTLGLNLNSPDNLYKTFGSPWSNEPAKGDPDFHIPACYFSEQTPALQPILFQKLHLATLFYIFYSMPKDEAQLYAAHELYSRGWFYHKESRLWFTKIPNVEPLVKTHLYERGSYGFFDPQIWETVRKDNFVLHYELVEKRPALPSVAQNVPP; encoded by the exons ATGCCTGGATCACTTGCACAAAGGAATGCTGCAATGAGTGGCCTTCCATCCTCTGGGGTTCAACAACCCGGTGGGAGCATTTCTGGGAGATTCACCTCAAATAACCTTCCGGTTGCCATGTCTCAG ATTCCGCATGCACATTCAGGTGTCAGTGGTAGAGGGATGAATGTTGGCGCAGGTCCAGCATTTAGTAGCAGCATGAATATTGGTGGTAACATTCAAGGCTTATCCTCGAGCTTGGGCGCCGGTGGTAGTCGCAATTCTGTTCCTGGGATGTCGGTATCTCCATCTTTAGGAAACTTGGGCCCACGGATCACAAGTTCTGTAGGAAATATTATAGGGGGAAGTAATATTGGAAGAAATATAAGCTCTGGTGGCTTATCCGTGCCAAGTATTGCATCTCGGATGAATCTGAGTGGCAACACTGTGAGTGGTAATCTAAATGTGCAAGGATCTAGCAGGATGATGAATGGCCTGCTTCAGCAAG CATCTCCTCAGTTGATAAATATGCTTGGAAGTTCTTATCCAACATCTGGAGGTTCATTATCACAGAACCAAATTCAAGCAGGAAATAATTCTCTAAGTTCTATTGGGATGTTGCATGATGCCAATGATACCGCTCCATTTGACATAAATGATTTTCCCCAATTGACTGGTCGACCTAGTTCAGCTGGTGGTCCCCAAGGACAATACG GGTCACTACGCAAACAAGGAGTTGGTGTTAATACCATTGTTCAACAAAACCAGGAATTCAGCATTCAAAATGAAGATTTCCCGGCTTTGCCTGGATTCAAAG GTAACTCTTCAGATTATGCTATGGAGTTGCATCATAAGGAACAACTTCATGAGAATGTACCTGTAATGCAAACACAGCAGTATCCT ATGGCAAGGTCAGTTGGCTTTAATTTAGGAAGTAGCTACCCACCAAATCGTCAGCAACACCAGCAAGGTGCTAACTCA GTCCAGAATGCTGGAACTCAAAATATTGGACTAAGACCACTCAATCAAACTCCTAGTTTGGCATCGTACGATCAACTTCTGCAGCAATACCAGCAGCCGCAGACTCAAAATCCTTTCAGGATGCAGCAGATGCCTTCAGCTGCACATTCATTTCGGGATCAGATTCAAAAGATTCAAGGGGGGCCGTCACCACCCGATCCATATGGCTTGTTAGGATTACTGGGGGTTATAAGGATGAATGATGCTGAATTAGCATCTCTTGCTTTAGGAATAGATTTAACAACATTGGGTTTGAACTTGAATTCACCTGATAATCTATACAAGACATTTGGCTCACCCTGGTCAAATGAGCCAGCAAAAGGAGATCCTGATTTTCATATTCCAGCTTGCTACTTCTCCGAGCAAACTCCAGCGCTACAG CCCATACTTTTTCAGAAGCTTCACCTAGCAACCCTATTTTACATCTTCTATAG CATGCCAAAGGATGAAGCTCAGCTATATGCTGCCCATGAACT ATATAGTCGAGGATGGTTTTACCATAAAGAATCAAGGTTATGGTTCACAAAAATTCCAAATGTGGAACCTCTAGTCAAAACTCATCTCTATGAACGTGGGTCTTATGGTTTCTTTGACCCACAGATTTGGGAGACAGTCCGTAAG GACAACTTTGTTCTCCATTACGAGCTGGTAGAGAAAAGGCCGGCCCTGCCTTCTGTGGCACAAAAT GTACCTCCTTAG
- the LOC112889267 gene encoding uncharacterized protein LOC112889267 isoform X1: MDAGAEKCRDAAAAAGEAGSDLYAVLGLKKECSDAELKVAYRKLAMRWHPDKCSSSSSVKHLQEAKEKFQEIQSAYSVLSDANKRFLYDVGVYDNEDDEDSLQGMGDFVGEMAQMMSQARPTRQESFEELQQLFVDMFQSDLDSGFCNGPTKGHQVHGQAQSRTSSTSPSSSPSPPPFTIVTEAEVPSCNGFNKRGSSAMDSAKPPRPVDAGVSQSQAGFCFGMSDTKQAPKTRGPNTSRRRNGRKQKLSSKHDVSSEDDTAGSQHQQHVAV, encoded by the exons ATGGATGCCGGGGCAGAGAAGTGCcgcgacgccgcggcggcggccggggaggccGGCAGCGACCTCTACGCGGTCCTCGGGCTCAAGAAGGAGTGCTCCGACGCCGAGCTGAAGGTCGCCTACCGGAAGCTCGCCATG AGATGGCACCCAGACAAATGCTCCTCCTCCAGCAGCGTGAAGCACCTGCAGGAAGCCAAGGAGAAGTTCCAAGAGATCCAGAGCGCCTATTCCG TCCTCTCCGACGCCAACAAGCGGTTCCTCTACGATGTGGGAGTATACGACAATGAGGACGACGAGGACAGC CTGCAGGGAATGGGGGACTTCGTTGGTGAGATGGCCCAGATGATGAGCCAGGCGCGTCCGACG AGGCAGGAAAGCTTTGAGGAGCTGCAGCAGCTGTTCGTGGACATGTTCCAGTCTGATCTTGATTCAGGATTCTGCAATGGGCCTACCAAGGGCCATCAGGTGCACGGGCAAGCCCAAAGTAGAACATCCTCAACCTCGCCTTCATCATCACCGTCTCCTCCTCCTTTTACTATAGTAACGGAGGCAGAGGTGCCATCATGTAATGGCTTCAATAAGCGGGGTTCATCAGCAATGGACTCGGCGAAACCTCCAAGACCTGTTGATGCTGGGGTGAGTCAGAGCCAGGCTGGCTTTTGTTTTGGG ATGAGCGACACGAAGCAAGCTCCGAAGACACGAGGCCCAAACACCAGCCGGAGGAGGAATGGCCGGAAGCAGAAGTTGTCGTCGAAGCACGATGTTTCATCTGAAGATGACACCGCAGGTTCCCAGCACCAGCAGCATGTAGCAGTTTAA
- the LOC112883203 gene encoding probable NOT transcription complex subunit VIP2 isoform X1 — protein sequence MSGLLNSNLNGSASNLPDSTGRPFTASFSGQSGSIPGFHHSGLHNIHGSFNLPNMPGSLAQRNAAMSGLPSSGVQQPGGSISGRFTSNNLPVAMSQIPHAHSGVSGRGMNVGAGPAFSSSMNIGGNIQGLSSSLGAGGSRNSVPGMSVSPSLGNLGPRITSSVGNIIGGSNIGRNISSGGLSVPSIASRMNLSGNTVSGNLNVQGSSRMMNGLLQQASPQLINMLGSSYPTSGGSLSQNQIQAGNNSLSSIGMLHDANDTAPFDINDFPQLTGRPSSAGGPQGQYGSLRKQGVGVNTIVQQNQEFSIQNEDFPALPGFKGNSSDYAMELHHKEQLHENVPVMQTQQYPMARSVGFNLGSSYPPNRQQHQQGANSVQNAGTQNIGLRPLNQTPSLASYDQLLQQYQQPQTQNPFRMQQMPSAAHSFRDQIQKIQGGPSPPDPYGLLGLLGVIRMNDAELASLALGIDLTTLGLNLNSPDNLYKTFGSPWSNEPAKGDPDFHIPACYFSEQTPALQPILFQKLHLATLFYIFYSMPKDEAQLYAAHELYSRGWFYHKESRLWFTKIPNVEPLVKTHLYERGSYGFFDPQIWETVRKDNFVLHYELVEKRPALPSVAQNVPP from the exons ATGTCAGGCTTGCTTAAT TCAAACCTTAATGGTTCTGCATCAAATCTTCCGGACTCAACTGGAAGACCATTTACAGCATCCTTTTCAGGCCAATCCGGATCAATTCCAGGTTTCCATCATTCTG GTTTGCACAACATTCATGGAAGTTTCAACCTTCCAAATATGCCTGGATCACTTGCACAAAGGAATGCTGCAATGAGTGGCCTTCCATCCTCTGGGGTTCAACAACCCGGTGGGAGCATTTCTGGGAGATTCACCTCAAATAACCTTCCGGTTGCCATGTCTCAG ATTCCGCATGCACATTCAGGTGTCAGTGGTAGAGGGATGAATGTTGGCGCAGGTCCAGCATTTAGTAGCAGCATGAATATTGGTGGTAACATTCAAGGCTTATCCTCGAGCTTGGGCGCCGGTGGTAGTCGCAATTCTGTTCCTGGGATGTCGGTATCTCCATCTTTAGGAAACTTGGGCCCACGGATCACAAGTTCTGTAGGAAATATTATAGGGGGAAGTAATATTGGAAGAAATATAAGCTCTGGTGGCTTATCCGTGCCAAGTATTGCATCTCGGATGAATCTGAGTGGCAACACTGTGAGTGGTAATCTAAATGTGCAAGGATCTAGCAGGATGATGAATGGCCTGCTTCAGCAAG CATCTCCTCAGTTGATAAATATGCTTGGAAGTTCTTATCCAACATCTGGAGGTTCATTATCACAGAACCAAATTCAAGCAGGAAATAATTCTCTAAGTTCTATTGGGATGTTGCATGATGCCAATGATACCGCTCCATTTGACATAAATGATTTTCCCCAATTGACTGGTCGACCTAGTTCAGCTGGTGGTCCCCAAGGACAATACG GGTCACTACGCAAACAAGGAGTTGGTGTTAATACCATTGTTCAACAAAACCAGGAATTCAGCATTCAAAATGAAGATTTCCCGGCTTTGCCTGGATTCAAAG GTAACTCTTCAGATTATGCTATGGAGTTGCATCATAAGGAACAACTTCATGAGAATGTACCTGTAATGCAAACACAGCAGTATCCT ATGGCAAGGTCAGTTGGCTTTAATTTAGGAAGTAGCTACCCACCAAATCGTCAGCAACACCAGCAAGGTGCTAACTCA GTCCAGAATGCTGGAACTCAAAATATTGGACTAAGACCACTCAATCAAACTCCTAGTTTGGCATCGTACGATCAACTTCTGCAGCAATACCAGCAGCCGCAGACTCAAAATCCTTTCAGGATGCAGCAGATGCCTTCAGCTGCACATTCATTTCGGGATCAGATTCAAAAGATTCAAGGGGGGCCGTCACCACCCGATCCATATGGCTTGTTAGGATTACTGGGGGTTATAAGGATGAATGATGCTGAATTAGCATCTCTTGCTTTAGGAATAGATTTAACAACATTGGGTTTGAACTTGAATTCACCTGATAATCTATACAAGACATTTGGCTCACCCTGGTCAAATGAGCCAGCAAAAGGAGATCCTGATTTTCATATTCCAGCTTGCTACTTCTCCGAGCAAACTCCAGCGCTACAG CCCATACTTTTTCAGAAGCTTCACCTAGCAACCCTATTTTACATCTTCTATAG CATGCCAAAGGATGAAGCTCAGCTATATGCTGCCCATGAACT ATATAGTCGAGGATGGTTTTACCATAAAGAATCAAGGTTATGGTTCACAAAAATTCCAAATGTGGAACCTCTAGTCAAAACTCATCTCTATGAACGTGGGTCTTATGGTTTCTTTGACCCACAGATTTGGGAGACAGTCCGTAAG GACAACTTTGTTCTCCATTACGAGCTGGTAGAGAAAAGGCCGGCCCTGCCTTCTGTGGCACAAAAT GTACCTCCTTAG
- the LOC112900583 gene encoding 18.6 kDa class III heat shock protein yields the protein MTELFDTAVTSLLHLPEVLDRLAAADGDRRSGGHHGAHHHGHARVHGLGGGGGGAPVDIVETPGEYVFLLDVPGLSKSDIQVTLEEDRVLVMKGGNNNNGKRKREEEEEDGEGCRYIRLERRASPRSFVRKFRLPEDADAGGIAARCENGVLTVTVKKQPPPEKKTKSVQVTIA from the exons ATGACGGAGCTGTTTGACACGGCCGTGACCAGCCTCCTCCACCTGCCGGAGGTGCTcgaccgcctcgccgccgcggacGGCGACCGCCGCTCGGGCGGCCACCACGGCGCGCACCATcacgggcacgcgcgcgtccacggccttggcggcggcggcggcggcgcgccggtGGACATAGTGGAGACCCCCGGCGAGTACGTCTTCCTGCTCGACGTCCCCGGCCTCTCCAAGTCCGACATCCAG GTGACGCTGGAGGAGGACCGGGTGCTGGTGATGAAGGgcggcaacaacaacaacgggAAGCGGaagcgcgaggaggaggaggaggacggcgagGGGTGCCGCTACATCCGACTGGAGCGCCGCGCGTCGCCGCGGTCGTTCGTGCGCAAGTTCCGGCTGCCGGAGGACGCGGACGCGGGCGGCATCGCGGCGCGCTGCGAGAACGGCGTGCTCACCGTCACCGTGAAGAagcagccgccgccggagaAGAAGACCAAGTCTGTGCAGGTCACCATCGCCTGA
- the LOC112883228 gene encoding uncharacterized protein LOC112883228 yields MLAFRIFVRAAYSLPPPTAALPCRSGGTKPRFMIILRGATRRFVNADAVVSAIERAGFQVVRMEPTSTAGMDAVAREVDACDVLVGAHGAGLTNMVFLRTGAVVVQVIPWGKMKPYGEGFFGAPAAHMGIRHVAYSVAAEESTLYDKYGKAHPVITDPDVFYRNGSNAKLYWQEQNIRLNTTRFAPTLETVKRMLRL; encoded by the coding sequence ATGCTCGCCTTCCGCATCTTCGTCCGGGCGGCCTACTCCCTGCCGCCACCGACCGCTGCGCTCCCGTGCAGGTCCGGCGGCACGAAGCCACGGTTCATGATCATCCTCcgcggcgcgacgcggcggTTCGTGAACGCTGACGCCGTCGTCTCCGCGATCGAGCGGGCCGGGTTCCAGGTGGTGCGCATGGAGCCGACGTCGACGGCGGGCATGGACGCGGTCGCGCGCGAGGTGGACGCGTGCGACGTGCTCGTGGGCGCGCACGGCGCCGGGCTGACCAACATGGTGTTCCTGCGCACGGGCGCCGTGGTGGTGCAGGTGATCCCGTGGGGAAAGATGAAGCCCTACGGCGAGGGGTTCTTCGGCGCCCCGGCCGCGCACATGGGGATCCGGCACGTCGCGTACAGCGTCGCTGCCGAGGAGAGCACGCTCTACGACAAGTACGGCAAGGCCCACCCCGTGATCACCGACCCCGACGTGTTCTACAGGAACGGCAGCAACGCGAAGCTGTACTGGCAGGAGCAGAACATCCGGCTCAACACCACAAGGTTCGCGCCGACGCTCGAGACGGTGAAGCGGATGCTGCGATTATAG